TGAAAATGGACGGCGACTGGACAGCGGAATTCGCCCCCAGGGGCAATGCTTCGCTGACTTCCTGACGGATCTCGAGATCGATCCTGTCGTCAGAGTAGACGATTGGCTTGATATCCAGAATGATGCCGGTTTTCCGATATTGGATGGACTGCAGGATATTGGTATTGCCATCCGTCTGCTGATTGGAGGCGCTTTGGGACGAAAGAGTGGGAATTTCGGTGCCTACATCAATGCTGGCCTGCTCACCGCTTTTCACCATCAGGCGAGGAGACGACAGCACGGTGACCCGGCTGTCTTCCGCAAAGGCCCGAAGTCGGGCTCGGGTCTGCCCTGCAACGTCAAGAAGATACGTAAGCCCGGAGAACCCTTCTATGGCCCCCAGCGTTCCTGAAGTAATCGTTCCGTCGTAGCCGCTCGGTCCGACCTTACTCAGCCAGCTCACGCCGAACTGCTCGTCCTTGTCGAGGGAGACCTCGGCAATAGTGACCTCGATCATGACCTGACGGGCCGCACGATCCATCTGCCGGATCAGCGGGAGGAGCCGAGCCCAGTCCTGCGCATCTCCGCGGTAAATAATGGCGTTTCGAGGAGCGTCCAGGATCAATCGACCTGATGATACGCCCAGCTCGCTCGGCACTTCTGTCGACGGCGCCGGCGCCGCGACGGGCTGCTGACCGCTGACGAGGTCCGCCCCGGACCGTGCGTTGGCCTGGGCGCTGCTCACCGAGTTTCGCGAAGGCTGGATTCCCGAGCGGGAGGTTCCACGCACACCATTAAGTGTAGAAACCACGTCCTGGGCACTGGTGTTGCGCACCGTGTAGTAGAAGAGACTCTGATCGCCCCCTACCGGGTTGGGCGTATCAATCGTCCGGGCCCACTGTACGACATGCTCGAGCACGTGGCCTTCGCCGGCAAAAACGAGGACCGTGTTAGCGGCCCCCATCGGCATTACCAGGATCGAACTCGCGGTCGGCATCGTCCCGCCTCCGTGAACTGCAGCGGCATAGCCCTCGGCGCGCAGCACGTCCACCAGCTTCGCCGCAAGTTCCTCGGCGCTAACGAACGCGGGTTCAATGCGGGTACTCACCCGCCCCCGCATGAAGGGACGGTCGAGCACACGGATCGCAGCAGCCGCCTGCCTGACGATTTCAGGCCGGCCGAACAACACAACGGCGTTCCGGTTGAGATCATCCTGGATCTCGAGCCCATCGGTACGGAAAGCAAGCTTGAGCCAGTTGGTAACGTCCGCATTGCGCACCGAGCTCAGCTCGACCAGCTGGAAGATCGGGCGATGGGAGATCGGCACTTCGGGAGCGGCACGGCCGCTGAGCACAAGGGGGGGCTCGAAAGCGTCTCCCCTGCCCGCAAGCAGGAACCGGACCCGATCCCCCTCGTAGCGGGCCTCGACACCGTAGG
The genomic region above belongs to Luteimonas chenhongjianii and contains:
- a CDS encoding secretin N-terminal domain-containing protein yields the protein MNNALVRALVVVLLLGGCARPVKVELPQPLSRDQRALADDGDSALVAHSERLESLRRTGTPTSNYEPAVAGTGSAFGIPPVRGEPLSVNIEGMPVPAFINEFFGTILGVGFQLDPAVAKMSDLVTLRTPGPLPPSDFYQLAVRVLRTYGVEARYEGDRVRFLLAGRGDAFEPPLVLSGRAAPEVPISHRPIFQLVELSSVRNADVTNWLKLAFRTDGLEIQDDLNRNAVVLFGRPEIVRQAAAAIRVLDRPFMRGRVSTRIEPAFVSAEELAAKLVDVLRAEGYAAAVHGGGTMPTASSILVMPMGAANTVLVFAGEGHVLEHVVQWARTIDTPNPVGGDQSLFYYTVRNTSAQDVVSTLNGVRGTSRSGIQPSRNSVSSAQANARSGADLVSGQQPVAAPAPSTEVPSELGVSSGRLILDAPRNAIIYRGDAQDWARLLPLIRQMDRAARQVMIEVTIAEVSLDKDEQFGVSWLSKVGPSGYDGTITSGTLGAIEGFSGLTYLLDVAGQTRARLRAFAEDSRVTVLSSPRLMVKSGEQASIDVGTEIPTLSSQSASNQQTDGNTNILQSIQYRKTGIILDIKPIVYSDDRIDLEIRQEVSEALPLGANSAVQSPSIFNRAVSSNLSLRDGSSILIGGLMSNRSTVSNDGVPYLKDVPVLGSLFRSTSRNNTRTELVLMIVPYIVESDGQAVELTRSLGERLQFLDLPSMGTEPPVSEPSYEPSLRLGGD